The Frondihabitans australicus genome includes a region encoding these proteins:
- the efeU gene encoding iron uptake transporter permease EfeU — MIATLVIGLREGLEATLIVGIIAAFLRRNRVPLWPMWIGVGASVALSIAVGVGLQVVAQALPQQQQEGMEAVIGVVAIAFVTAMVVWMRKHSRNLRDDIETVARRALGRGTAWGLAGMAFLAILKEGFETSVFLLAAFQASSNAALAAAGAVVGIAVAVAIGFGIYTGGVRLDLGRFFVGTGVFLVFVAAGLVVTVLRRAHEAGWLTLGQQTTVDLSWLVPPGSVRFAVLNGLLGVLPDPRVIEALGWALYLVPVLALTLWPRRLRPRPSTVPRIRLAVAAGLAVAAVALVVAVPSAPTALDGTLAVRSTTGIGRLTLVSADDHGLSATLTGGAGAAETLRLPSSARTADSHRGVAADRWRSVSHSAGEGLPATLTVDDLVSRFGRVPVGISPTQEPGPFTAAWSVTTARTVWTVGGGLLDASRSDRVVVTLSGGGLTSSRTYSLPGTSWSATGVDHRAAAALSADSARSELALWRVWLPLALGIAAATQLALAALTLFRPSSPRTSRSLDRATA, encoded by the coding sequence GTGATCGCGACTCTCGTCATCGGCCTGCGCGAAGGCCTCGAGGCCACCCTCATCGTCGGCATCATCGCCGCGTTCCTCCGCCGCAATCGAGTGCCGCTGTGGCCGATGTGGATCGGCGTCGGCGCCTCGGTCGCGCTCAGCATCGCGGTCGGCGTCGGTCTCCAGGTGGTCGCGCAGGCGCTCCCCCAGCAGCAGCAGGAGGGCATGGAGGCGGTCATCGGCGTCGTGGCGATCGCCTTCGTCACCGCGATGGTGGTGTGGATGCGGAAGCACTCGCGGAACCTCCGCGACGACATCGAGACCGTCGCCCGGCGCGCCCTCGGGCGGGGCACGGCGTGGGGGCTCGCCGGCATGGCGTTCCTCGCGATCCTCAAGGAGGGCTTCGAGACGAGCGTGTTCCTGCTCGCGGCGTTCCAGGCGTCGTCGAACGCGGCGCTCGCCGCCGCCGGTGCGGTCGTCGGGATCGCCGTCGCGGTCGCGATCGGCTTCGGCATCTACACGGGCGGGGTCCGGCTCGACCTCGGCCGGTTCTTCGTCGGCACCGGCGTCTTCCTCGTCTTCGTCGCGGCCGGGCTGGTCGTCACGGTGCTCCGGCGAGCGCACGAGGCCGGCTGGCTGACCCTCGGCCAGCAGACGACGGTCGACCTGTCCTGGCTCGTGCCGCCGGGGTCGGTCCGCTTCGCCGTCCTGAACGGCCTGCTGGGCGTGCTGCCCGACCCGCGGGTGATCGAGGCGCTCGGCTGGGCCCTCTACCTCGTGCCGGTGCTGGCCCTGACGCTCTGGCCGCGGCGGCTCCGGCCGCGCCCGTCGACGGTGCCGCGCATCCGGCTCGCCGTCGCCGCCGGTCTGGCCGTCGCCGCCGTGGCGCTCGTCGTCGCCGTCCCCTCGGCACCCACCGCTCTCGACGGCACCCTCGCCGTCCGGAGCACCACCGGGATCGGCCGCCTGACCCTCGTCTCGGCCGACGACCACGGCCTCTCAGCCACGCTGACCGGGGGCGCAGGAGCCGCCGAGACCCTCCGCCTCCCCTCGTCCGCCCGCACCGCCGACTCCCACCGCGGCGTCGCCGCCGACCGCTGGCGTTCCGTCTCGCACTCCGCCGGAGAGGGTCTCCCGGCGACCCTCACGGTCGACGACCTCGTGAGCCGTTTCGGCCGCGTCCCCGTGGGAATCAGTCCGACGCAGGAGCCCGGCCCGTTCACCGCCGCCTGGTCCGTCACCACCGCCCGCACCGTGTGGACCGTCGGCGGAGGGCTCCTCGACGCGTCCCGCTCCGACCGGGTCGTCGTGACCCTGTCCGGCGGCGGTCTGACGTCGTCCCGGACCTACTCGCTGCCGGGCACCTCCTGGTCGGCGACGGGCGTCGACCATCGGGCGGCCGCGGCGCTCTCCGCCGATTCGGCCCGGAGCGAGCTGGCGCTCTGGCGCGTCTGGCTGCCGCTCGCGCTCGGCATCGCGGCCGCCACGCAGCTCGCCCTCGCCGCCCTCACCCTGTTCCGCCCGTCCTCCCCACGCACCTCCAGGAGCCTCGACCGTGCCACTGCCTGA
- a CDS encoding glycosyltransferase, whose product MPVIRSALRRARLARRAVRYEALARYRAQPIRAGEVLYESFAGSGALCNPEAIFRELLAASDLPGLRHVWVLAAGAHEDPIVAEFRGDPRVRFVTRDSLPYLRAVSTAEYLVNNATFPHWFAKRPGQVYVNTWHGTPLKTMGNDMPDGGREGGNTLRNFLQADFLLSQNAFMTDTMYASAYRLRGQFAGRVIEEGYPRVDRQDLSAAEHDAVLARLESAGLRVRSRRVVLYAPTWHGDRFADPADDVAALLDRVERLQSLLGEGFAVLLKTHQILERYVSTTAGLAAVLVPSNLPTNLVLGVTDTLITDYSSIFFDFLATGRRIVFHVPDEEEYDAARGRYFGDDALPGPVTADVDDLARMVAAAPDDPRLRADVRDEWQRRFTPHGPGATRRVVDIVFRRDADGHRVRDLSAQEKPSILIHVGNLASNGITASALNLLRALPPERYDVSVAYTRTASRQQAHNAQQIPAHVRQFPRDGGMNGTKWRHVVRRRRYDLRDAAAHSAEPRQRALWDDEWRRCFGSASFDAVVDFSGYSPFWATLLLHSPEARRTIWLHNDMVAEVDRKVGDRRPLATSLPSIAALYPEYDQTVAVSPALASINSTRLPAEVLRGRPIRSALNLIDANRVRRLAAARPFENEPEPEGGRRPDWVRALERHDDAVWFVTVGRYTREKNQDLLVRAFAEVARTDPRVRLLVIGHGPLRDDLEALVDELGLGGIAFITGPLDNPFSVMRSADCFVLSSSYEGQPMVLLEAAVVGLPIISTDFASIRDALPDGMIHIVPSEVAALATGLRLFLEGRVTPSPLDTPTYNALALAQFEAVALGPRPSGSPAPSSTGAQEPTSRVVEIG is encoded by the coding sequence GTGCCCGTCATCCGTTCCGCCCTGCGGCGCGCCCGGCTCGCGCGCCGGGCCGTCCGCTACGAGGCCCTGGCGCGGTACCGCGCCCAGCCGATCCGCGCGGGCGAGGTCCTCTACGAGTCGTTCGCAGGATCCGGCGCCCTGTGCAACCCCGAGGCGATCTTCCGCGAGCTCCTCGCCGCCTCCGACCTGCCCGGCCTCCGTCACGTCTGGGTGCTCGCCGCCGGCGCCCACGAGGATCCGATCGTGGCGGAGTTCCGCGGCGACCCGCGCGTCCGCTTCGTGACCCGCGACTCCCTCCCGTACCTCCGGGCGGTGTCGACGGCCGAGTACCTGGTCAACAACGCGACGTTCCCGCACTGGTTCGCCAAGCGCCCCGGCCAGGTCTACGTCAACACCTGGCACGGCACGCCGCTGAAGACCATGGGCAACGACATGCCCGACGGCGGTCGCGAGGGCGGCAACACCCTCCGCAACTTCCTCCAGGCCGACTTCCTGCTCTCGCAGAACGCCTTCATGACCGACACGATGTACGCGTCGGCCTATCGCCTCCGCGGGCAGTTCGCCGGCCGCGTGATCGAGGAGGGCTACCCGCGGGTCGACCGGCAGGATCTGTCCGCCGCCGAGCACGACGCGGTCCTCGCCCGGCTCGAGTCCGCCGGGCTCCGCGTCCGCTCGCGGCGAGTGGTGCTGTACGCCCCGACGTGGCACGGCGACCGCTTCGCGGATCCTGCGGACGACGTCGCCGCTCTGCTCGACCGCGTCGAGCGCCTCCAGAGCCTCCTCGGCGAGGGCTTTGCGGTGCTCCTGAAGACGCATCAGATCCTGGAGCGGTACGTCTCGACGACCGCCGGGCTCGCCGCCGTGCTGGTGCCCTCGAACCTGCCCACCAACCTCGTGCTCGGCGTCACCGACACACTGATCACCGACTACTCCTCGATCTTCTTCGACTTCCTGGCGACGGGCCGCCGCATCGTGTTCCACGTGCCCGACGAGGAGGAGTACGACGCCGCGCGAGGCCGCTACTTCGGCGACGACGCGCTGCCCGGCCCGGTGACCGCCGACGTCGACGACCTCGCTCGGATGGTGGCGGCGGCGCCGGACGATCCGCGACTGCGAGCGGATGTGCGCGACGAGTGGCAGCGGCGCTTCACCCCGCACGGGCCGGGAGCCACGCGGCGCGTCGTCGACATCGTCTTCCGGCGCGATGCGGACGGGCATCGGGTGCGGGATCTATCGGCGCAGGAGAAGCCGTCGATCCTCATCCACGTCGGCAACCTCGCGTCGAACGGCATCACGGCGTCGGCGCTGAACCTCCTGCGCGCCCTGCCTCCCGAGCGATACGACGTGAGCGTCGCCTACACGCGGACCGCCTCGCGGCAGCAGGCGCACAACGCTCAGCAGATCCCGGCGCACGTGCGGCAGTTCCCGCGCGACGGCGGCATGAACGGCACCAAGTGGCGGCACGTGGTCCGGCGGCGTCGCTACGACCTGCGCGACGCCGCCGCCCACTCCGCCGAGCCCCGGCAGCGCGCGCTCTGGGACGACGAGTGGCGCCGCTGCTTCGGGTCGGCGAGCTTCGACGCCGTCGTCGACTTCTCGGGCTACAGCCCGTTCTGGGCGACGCTCCTGCTGCACTCGCCCGAGGCCCGGCGCACGATCTGGCTGCACAACGACATGGTCGCCGAGGTCGACCGGAAGGTCGGCGACCGCCGTCCGCTCGCGACGAGCCTGCCCTCCATCGCTGCGCTCTACCCGGAGTACGACCAGACCGTCGCCGTCTCGCCCGCCCTCGCCTCCATCAACTCCACGCGTCTTCCGGCGGAGGTGCTCCGCGGGCGCCCGATCCGCTCGGCTCTCAACCTGATCGACGCGAACCGGGTGCGGCGCCTGGCCGCGGCCCGTCCGTTCGAGAACGAGCCCGAGCCCGAGGGCGGCCGCCGCCCCGACTGGGTGCGGGCGCTCGAGCGACACGACGACGCCGTCTGGTTCGTGACCGTGGGCCGCTACACCCGCGAGAAGAACCAGGACCTCCTCGTCCGCGCGTTCGCCGAGGTGGCCCGCACCGACCCGCGCGTCCGACTCCTCGTGATCGGCCACGGCCCGCTCCGCGACGACCTCGAGGCCCTCGTCGACGAGCTGGGACTCGGCGGCATCGCGTTCATCACCGGCCCGCTCGACAACCCGTTCTCGGTGATGCGCTCGGCCGACTGCTTCGTGTTGTCGAGCTCGTACGAGGGTCAGCCGATGGTGCTCCTCGAAGCGGCCGTGGTCGGCCTGCCGATCATCTCGACCGACTTCGCGTCGATCCGCGACGCGCTGCCCGACGGAATGATCCACATCGTGCCGTCGGAGGTCGCCGCGCTCGCGACGGGCCTGCGGCTCTTCCTCGAGGGCAGGGTCACGCCCAGCCCGCTCGACACCCCGACCTACAACGCCCTGGCTCTCGCGCAGTTCGAGGCCGTCGCGCTCGGCCCGCGGCCGTCCGGCTCGCCGGCTCCGTCGAGCACCGGGGCGCAGGAGCCGACGTCACGCGTCGTCGAGATCGGCTGA
- a CDS encoding phosphatase PAP2 family protein yields the protein MTNSTSAGRDVRTRRAVPPMLRPGTGRNDWLAFGVGAIAVVLAFGLILARTPGMTRIDMSISVALTRLHTGAIGALGSAVYKIFSPVEAITLTALIAVAILVVSRNLRLAATFAALVAITWIPSDIVKILVHRLRPDADELPHHLTPMPTDPSYPSGHMVFVTTLVIAVVLLARGSRWSALATGLGAVVVVVVALCLVTDGVHYASDVIASIVWSLGVAPFVLELWNRYVLPRTYRL from the coding sequence ATGACCAATTCGACGAGCGCCGGACGCGACGTCCGCACCAGGCGCGCCGTGCCCCCGATGCTCCGACCGGGAACCGGCAGGAACGACTGGCTCGCCTTCGGAGTCGGCGCGATCGCCGTCGTCCTCGCCTTCGGGCTGATCCTCGCCCGGACCCCCGGCATGACGCGGATCGACATGTCGATCAGCGTCGCCCTCACCCGCCTGCACACCGGCGCCATCGGCGCGCTCGGGTCGGCGGTCTACAAGATCTTCAGCCCCGTCGAGGCGATCACCCTCACGGCGCTCATCGCCGTGGCGATCCTCGTCGTCTCGCGGAACCTCCGCCTGGCCGCGACCTTCGCCGCTCTCGTGGCGATCACCTGGATCCCCAGCGACATCGTCAAGATCCTGGTGCACCGGCTCCGCCCCGACGCCGACGAGCTGCCGCACCACCTCACGCCCATGCCGACCGACCCGTCGTACCCGAGCGGGCACATGGTATTCGTGACGACGCTGGTCATCGCCGTCGTCCTCCTGGCCCGGGGGAGCCGCTGGTCGGCCCTCGCCACGGGGCTCGGCGCCGTCGTGGTCGTCGTCGTCGCCCTCTGCCTGGTCACCGACGGGGTCCACTACGCGAGCGACGTGATCGCGTCGATCGTGTGGTCGCTCGGGGTGGCGCCGTTCGTGCTGGAGCTCTGGAACCGCTACGTGCTGCCGCGCACGTATCGGCTGTGA
- a CDS encoding response regulator transcription factor has translation MSETAGRLRLLLIEDDPALGPLIEEVLSETYDVDRRVDGRDGLIAGLDHDYDVVVLDRRLPSLDGIAVVRALRRGRVAVPVLMLTALGTVRDRVEGLDGGADDYLVKPFEFDELLARLRALTRSFADSGVRLPVGSWTFTPADRILTSPYGGSVVLTDRESGLLAVLAAEPDRTFSREHLLRVVFADSELPGTVDTYVHYLRRKTERDIVLTVRNRGYRLGAL, from the coding sequence GTGAGCGAGACCGCCGGCCGGCTCCGGCTCCTGCTGATCGAGGACGACCCGGCCCTCGGCCCCCTGATCGAGGAGGTGCTGTCGGAGACGTACGACGTCGACCGGCGGGTCGACGGGCGCGACGGCCTCATCGCCGGCCTCGACCACGACTACGACGTCGTCGTGCTCGACCGCAGGCTGCCGTCGCTCGACGGCATCGCCGTGGTCCGCGCCCTCCGCAGGGGTCGGGTCGCCGTGCCGGTGCTCATGCTCACGGCCCTCGGAACCGTCCGCGACCGCGTCGAGGGGCTCGACGGGGGTGCCGACGACTACCTCGTCAAGCCGTTCGAGTTCGACGAGCTGCTGGCGCGGCTCCGGGCTCTCACCCGCTCGTTCGCGGACTCCGGCGTCCGCCTGCCGGTCGGCTCGTGGACCTTCACACCCGCCGACCGCATCCTCACCTCGCCGTACGGCGGCAGCGTCGTCCTCACCGACCGCGAGTCGGGCCTGCTCGCGGTGCTCGCCGCCGAGCCCGACCGCACCTTCTCGCGCGAGCACCTCCTGCGCGTCGTCTTCGCCGACAGCGAGCTGCCCGGCACCGTCGACACGTACGTGCACTACCTCCGCCGCAAGACCGAGCGCGACATCGTCCTCACCGTGCGCAACCGCGGCTACCGGCTCGGCGCGCTCTGA
- a CDS encoding glycosyltransferase family 4 protein has translation MRIAFVTETWTPSVNGVVTRLAMTIECLLADGHEVLVVAPEIRGAAEVPLPDGLSVMRVPSFSIPFIYGGEPWGFPLPRVTRAIAAFEPEIVHLVTPAMLGLAGLRAARRLDLPLVASFHTDLAAYARFYRLGFLSGFVWWWMRRIHRRASITLVTSAHAAALVTAHGFRHVVAWRRGVDVERFDPRRRHRETRAGDRPVALSVGRLAWEKGLHRLHDLAASGLVDLVVVGDGPDRDRLAAVFEGTPTTFLGTLTGEDLWRAYADADLFVFSSTTETLGLVLLEALASGLPIVAAESPASVELLGGREVARLFPAEEPAAAVEAARLLLESGRETDLASAARGLALDWDWPTATRGLVDSYRRVLLERRP, from the coding sequence GTGAGGATCGCCTTCGTCACCGAGACCTGGACCCCTTCGGTCAACGGAGTGGTGACCCGCCTGGCGATGACGATCGAGTGCCTCCTGGCCGACGGCCACGAGGTGCTCGTCGTCGCGCCCGAGATCCGCGGGGCCGCCGAGGTACCGCTGCCGGACGGCCTCTCCGTGATGCGCGTGCCGAGCTTCTCGATCCCGTTCATCTACGGCGGCGAGCCGTGGGGCTTCCCGCTGCCGCGCGTCACGAGGGCGATCGCCGCGTTCGAGCCGGAGATCGTCCACCTCGTGACGCCGGCGATGCTCGGCCTCGCCGGCCTCCGCGCCGCCCGCCGCCTCGATCTGCCCCTCGTGGCGTCGTTCCACACCGATCTCGCCGCCTACGCGAGGTTCTACCGGCTCGGGTTCCTCTCGGGGTTCGTGTGGTGGTGGATGCGCAGGATCCACCGCAGAGCCTCGATCACCCTCGTCACCTCCGCCCACGCCGCCGCCCTCGTGACCGCCCACGGATTCCGCCACGTGGTCGCCTGGCGCCGCGGCGTCGACGTCGAGCGCTTCGACCCGCGACGACGTCACCGCGAGACCCGCGCCGGCGACCGCCCGGTCGCCCTCTCGGTCGGACGGCTCGCCTGGGAGAAGGGGCTCCACCGGCTTCACGACCTCGCCGCCTCCGGGCTCGTCGACCTCGTCGTCGTCGGCGACGGACCCGACCGCGACCGGCTCGCCGCGGTCTTCGAGGGCACGCCGACGACGTTCCTCGGCACGCTCACCGGCGAGGACCTCTGGCGCGCGTACGCCGACGCCGACCTGTTCGTGTTCTCGTCGACGACGGAGACGCTCGGCCTCGTTCTTCTCGAGGCGCTCGCCAGCGGGCTGCCGATCGTGGCGGCCGAGTCGCCGGCCAGCGTCGAGCTGCTCGGCGGGCGGGAGGTGGCGCGGCTGTTCCCCGCGGAGGAGCCTGCGGCCGCGGTCGAGGCGGCGCGGCTCCTGCTGGAGTCGGGGCGTGAGACCGATCTGGCCTCGGCGGCGCGTGGCCTGGCCCTCGACTGGGACTGGCCGACCGCGACGCGAGGCCTCGTCGACAGCTACCGGCGCGTGCTGCTCGAGCGGCGGCCCTGA
- a CDS encoding NAD-dependent epimerase/dehydratase family protein: MRTLILGGDGFIGWPTALELSAAGHDVVIVDNLSRRRIDTELGVGSLTPIRPIEERIAAWREVTGREIRFAPCDVAQDFDRLVDILLREEPDAVVHLAEQRAAPYSMKSAATKRYTVDNNVNATHNLLAAIVESGVDPHVVHMGTMGVYGYGTAGVALPEGYLTVTTEGATGEPVSQEILYPTSPGSVYHMTKSLDQLLFAFYNRVDRLRITDLHQGIVWGTQTSETRRDDRLVNRFDYDGDYGTVLNRFLVEGVVGHPLTVNGTGGQTRAFIHIQNSVQCIRLAVEHPVAAGERVRIMNQMTETHRVRDLAAVVARITGATIQNVDNPRTEAAENELLVTNDHLLELGLEPIRLADGLLEEVTEIVRRNADRVDVSKIPSTSLWRRPSRLSAESVPR, encoded by the coding sequence ATGAGAACACTGATCCTCGGCGGCGACGGCTTCATCGGCTGGCCCACCGCCCTCGAGCTGTCGGCCGCGGGCCACGACGTCGTCATCGTCGACAACCTGTCCCGGCGCAGGATCGACACCGAGCTCGGCGTGGGCTCGCTCACCCCGATCCGTCCGATCGAGGAGCGCATCGCCGCCTGGCGCGAGGTCACCGGGCGCGAGATCCGCTTCGCACCCTGCGACGTCGCCCAGGACTTCGACCGGCTCGTCGACATCCTCCTGCGGGAGGAGCCCGACGCCGTCGTGCACCTCGCCGAGCAGCGCGCCGCCCCGTACTCGATGAAGTCGGCCGCCACGAAGCGCTACACGGTCGACAACAACGTCAACGCCACCCACAACCTCCTGGCGGCGATCGTCGAGAGCGGCGTCGACCCGCACGTCGTGCACATGGGCACGATGGGCGTCTACGGCTACGGCACCGCGGGCGTCGCCCTGCCCGAGGGCTACCTGACGGTGACGACCGAGGGCGCCACCGGCGAGCCGGTGTCGCAGGAGATCCTGTACCCGACGAGCCCGGGGAGCGTCTATCACATGACGAAGTCGCTCGACCAGCTGCTCTTCGCGTTCTACAACCGGGTCGACCGGCTCCGGATCACCGACCTGCACCAGGGCATCGTCTGGGGCACGCAGACCTCCGAGACGCGCCGCGACGACCGTCTCGTCAATCGCTTCGACTACGACGGCGACTACGGCACCGTGCTCAACCGGTTCCTGGTCGAGGGCGTCGTCGGGCATCCGCTCACCGTGAACGGCACCGGCGGGCAGACCCGGGCGTTCATCCACATCCAGAACAGCGTCCAGTGCATCCGGCTGGCCGTCGAGCACCCGGTCGCCGCCGGCGAGCGCGTGCGGATCATGAACCAGATGACCGAGACCCACCGGGTGCGCGACCTCGCCGCGGTCGTCGCCCGGATCACCGGGGCGACGATCCAGAACGTCGACAATCCGCGCACGGAGGCGGCCGAGAACGAGCTCCTGGTCACCAACGACCACCTGCTCGAGCTCGGACTCGAGCCGATCCGGCTCGCGGACGGCCTCCTCGAGGAGGTCACCGAGATCGTGCGCCGGAACGCCGACCGCGTCGACGTCTCGAAGATCCCCAGCACCTCGCTGTGGCGCAGGCCTTCGCGCCTGTCCGCCGAGTCCGTGCCGCGCTGA
- a CDS encoding DMT family transporter: MSVGLAIVAALASSACAALSNVLQHGTAKRGPEGTGLRLGLLWHLLHRPVWLAGFAAAGAALVLHAVALDGAQLGVVQPILVSAVLFALPASALLEHRRPSAVEWSWAALLVAGLGGFLVLAMPSAGRALPSVPLLAACLTGAAVLGALAVLVGGVALPRYRASLFGLASGIAYGMVAPLLKLVLAQVTAGSNPATWILAGLIMVAVGAVAVVLNQAAYQAGPLSAVLPPWTLADPLVATAIGAIAFGDRLQAGPWAVAGEVVAACAVAVAVTQLARRTPVATADRPLHPASTPLEGLQ; the protein is encoded by the coding sequence ATGTCGGTCGGCCTCGCCATCGTCGCGGCCCTCGCGTCGTCGGCCTGCGCCGCGCTCTCCAACGTGCTGCAGCACGGCACCGCGAAGCGCGGCCCCGAGGGCACCGGGCTCCGCCTCGGTCTCCTGTGGCACCTCCTGCACCGGCCGGTCTGGCTCGCCGGCTTCGCGGCCGCAGGAGCAGCGCTCGTGTTGCACGCGGTGGCTCTGGACGGCGCGCAGCTGGGCGTCGTCCAGCCGATCCTCGTGTCCGCCGTGCTCTTCGCCCTGCCGGCCTCGGCCCTGCTCGAGCACCGTCGGCCGAGCGCCGTCGAGTGGTCGTGGGCGGCGCTGCTCGTCGCCGGGCTCGGCGGATTCCTCGTGCTGGCGATGCCGTCGGCCGGTCGGGCGCTGCCGTCCGTGCCCCTGCTCGCCGCGTGCCTGACCGGGGCGGCGGTGCTCGGCGCGCTCGCGGTCCTGGTCGGCGGCGTCGCCCTGCCCCGGTACCGCGCCTCGCTGTTCGGTCTGGCATCGGGCATCGCCTACGGCATGGTGGCGCCGCTGCTGAAGCTGGTGCTGGCGCAGGTGACGGCCGGGAGCAACCCGGCCACCTGGATCCTGGCGGGCCTGATCATGGTCGCGGTGGGCGCTGTGGCGGTCGTGCTCAACCAGGCCGCATACCAGGCCGGCCCGCTCTCGGCGGTGCTGCCGCCCTGGACCCTGGCCGACCCGCTCGTGGCGACCGCGATCGGCGCGATCGCGTTCGGCGACCGTCTGCAGGCAGGGCCGTGGGCCGTCGCCGGCGAGGTCGTCGCGGCCTGCGCCGTCGCGGTCGCGGTCACACAGCTCGCCCGACGAACCCCCGTGGCGACGGCCGACCGGCCGCTGCACCCTGCTTCGACACCCCTGGAGGGACTGCAATGA
- a CDS encoding ABC transporter permease: protein MLQTAAVGTSRATGLRRYRQVLWLLTKRDLKVRYTTSVLGYVWSILDPLLMSLIYYFVFTKVFHRSVGEDPYIVFLLSALLPWQWFSNSVSDSTKAFITDAKLVRSTKIPRTIWVNRIVASKGIEFVLSIPVLAFFALGSHAAVHWQIVLFPVAVVLQMVLITGLSLIIAPLVVFFRDLERAVRLILRFLFYATPIIYSSKSLPREFRPVMAFNPLAGIFDVYRATFFPQELIKKEAVVGAVVCFVVLGVGLVVFRLCERAVLKEI, encoded by the coding sequence ATCCTTCAGACGGCCGCAGTCGGGACCTCCCGCGCGACGGGTCTCCGCCGCTACCGGCAGGTGCTGTGGCTGCTGACCAAGCGCGACCTCAAGGTCCGCTACACGACGAGCGTGCTCGGCTACGTGTGGTCGATCCTCGACCCGCTGCTCATGTCGCTGATCTACTACTTCGTCTTCACGAAGGTGTTCCACCGCAGTGTCGGCGAGGACCCGTACATCGTGTTCCTCCTGAGCGCGCTGCTGCCGTGGCAGTGGTTCAGCAACTCGGTCTCCGACAGCACGAAGGCGTTCATCACCGACGCGAAGCTCGTGCGGTCGACGAAGATCCCGCGGACCATCTGGGTGAACCGGATCGTCGCGTCGAAGGGCATCGAGTTCGTCCTGAGCATCCCGGTGCTGGCGTTCTTCGCGCTGGGATCGCACGCCGCGGTTCACTGGCAGATCGTCCTCTTCCCGGTGGCGGTGGTGCTCCAGATGGTGCTGATCACCGGCCTCAGCCTGATCATCGCCCCGCTCGTCGTCTTCTTCCGCGACCTCGAGCGCGCGGTGCGCCTGATCCTGCGGTTCCTCTTCTACGCCACGCCGATCATCTACTCGTCGAAGAGCCTGCCCCGCGAGTTCCGGCCGGTGATGGCCTTCAACCCCCTCGCCGGCATCTTCGACGTCTACCGGGCCACGTTCTTCCCGCAGGAGCTCATCAAGAAGGAGGCCGTCGTCGGCGCCGTCGTGTGCTTCGTGGTCCTGGGCGTGGGGCTCGTGGTGTTCCGCCTGTGCGAGCGCGCCGTGCTGAAGGAGATCTGA
- a CDS encoding DUF2127 domain-containing protein codes for MTRTGTPTTESGLLHLVFRWGVVAKGVYGIGEVLAGILLTLVSPQALQGWATFLTQQRLSQDPDDALSLWLVDFVGGLTASAVTFAAVYLIVHGVVKIGLLLAVATHRYRIYPWAIGVLIAFIAYQSYELVVNFGWGLLALTIFDAIIVLLTWREYRNRPTLGGEASDEEGDLARRRELEDATR; via the coding sequence ATGACGCGCACAGGCACCCCGACGACCGAGTCGGGCCTGCTCCACCTCGTGTTCCGCTGGGGCGTCGTCGCCAAGGGCGTGTACGGGATCGGCGAGGTCCTCGCGGGCATCCTGCTCACGCTCGTCAGCCCGCAGGCCCTGCAGGGCTGGGCGACGTTCCTCACGCAGCAGCGACTCAGTCAGGATCCCGACGACGCCCTCTCGCTCTGGCTCGTCGACTTCGTCGGCGGACTCACGGCGTCGGCCGTGACCTTCGCCGCGGTCTACCTCATCGTCCACGGGGTCGTGAAGATCGGCCTGCTGCTCGCCGTCGCGACGCACCGCTACCGCATCTACCCCTGGGCGATCGGCGTGCTCATCGCGTTCATCGCCTACCAGTCGTACGAGCTCGTCGTGAACTTCGGCTGGGGCCTGCTCGCCCTCACGATCTTCGACGCGATCATCGTGCTCCTCACCTGGCGCGAGTACCGGAACCGCCCGACGCTCGGCGGCGAGGCGTCGGACGAGGAAGGCGACCTCGCGCGGCGGCGTGAGCTGGAGGACGCGACGCGCTGA